One Verrucomicrobiia bacterium genomic window, CGCAGCCCTTGCGCATGCGGGATCGGCCGCCGGGGAGCCGACTTGCAGCTTAAGGCTCAATACTGGCTGACGAGGATATTCGGCGCTGGTTGTCCTGTGCGGTATGGCTTTCAGTTTTCGTTTCAGCGTGTGGTTTGAGAATCCGTGTCCGTCCGTTGTTAACCTTCCTCTTCAATTCGCGAAAATGAGTGAAATTCGCGTAAACCTGTTTTTCCCCTTCCCGCTTTGGTTGCTGCTCTGCCGCGCGGTTGCAGGGCCGGTTCCACTGTCCACGCTTCACCGTAACCAGTCATGGTTCGCCGCGTCTCAACCGTTACGCCCGTGTAATCATCGATGTCACCTCGTGAACTAATGCAGTCCTCCATCCACAAAAAGCCATGCACCATGCCACCGCGGCGCTCACCCGCCTCTCTCACTATTCGAGCGTGCTCGCCATTGCCATCTGCGCGTCTGCGCTCACCGTCTCTGCCCAACTCGCACCGGTGAAACCCGGAGTGTACCGCTGGTCCGATCACACCGTGCAGGCGGACAGCAACCGCGAGACGCGGGCCATCCTGGAGGGGACGTCGCCGCACCTGTCATTTCTGAAGATCCATGCCACAACGCAGCCGGTCGGCGCCCAACCCCGGCCCGCGCGGGCGAACGACGACGCCGAGGAGTTGATCATCGTGAAGGAAGGCTTGCTCAAGATGACGTTCGACAATCACAGCGAAGTCCTCGCGGCCGGCAGCGTTGTGCACCTGATGCCGGGGCAGATGCATCAGATCGCCAACGTCGGCGATGTTCCGCTCACTTACTACGTGATGAAATATCGATCCGAAAAACCGATGCAGCTGGAGCGCGCCACGGCGTCCGGCGCCTCGCGCATGTTCGATGTGACGAAGCTCCCTCTCAAACCGAGCGCGCGCGGCGCGGGCCGTGCGTATTTCGACCGGGCGACAGCCATGTGCGAACGATTTGAACTGCACGTTACACAATTGCATCAGAGCGGCCCCAGCCACGCGCCCCATTCCCACGTGGAATCTGAAATCATCCTGGTCATTTCTGGCGACACGGAGATGAGCATTGACGGTAAGGATTACAAGGGTTCAGCAGGAGACTTTTACCTGGTTCCCTCGAACCAACCCCACGGCCTTCGCAACCTTTCGGACAAACCCTGCGCCTACTTTGCCTTCAAGTGGAAGTGACGCCTTCGGTCCATCCGTGGTTAAAGCTCCTCTCTTCAATTCGTGAAAATTCGCGAGAATTCGCGTAAACCCGTTTCCCCCTTCCGTTTCGTCGCGGCTCTGCCCCGCTGTGTGGTTCGTGGTTGCATTCGGTTTTGCAGGGTCGTCGAGGGTCGTGGAAATATCAGCGCGCTCGGTTTCGCACGTTGCCGCGCCCGCGGCAGGCACACTCCGTTCCGCGAAAGCCGCGTGTACAAAACAAAAGCCGGACAACAGGTCCGGCTTTACACACGGCGCAATGAGAACTTAACGCCGACGCCCATAACCTTACGCGAACCTTGGAATCGCGCATGTCCCCAGTGCTGGGGACAAAGCATGAAAAAAATGGTCGCTGCAGTCGGTGCTCCGAACATGGGGATCACCGCCGATGGCACATTCACCGGAATCAGGCTAGTGTCCGCCCATGTTCATCATCGGAATTGGAACTGCCGCCCCGCCAAATCGCTACTCGCAGATGCAATGCTGGGAGGCGCTTCAGTCGTCCATCCAGTTTCATCAGCTTGCCCCGCGTTCCCGCGCGATCCTTCGAAAGGTGCTCACGAACAACAATGGCATTGCGACTCGCCACCTCGCCTTCGACAACCTTTCCGAAGCCTTCGATCTCACGCCCGACGCCCTCCACCAGCGCTTCATCAAGACCGCGCCCGCGATTGCGTCGCAGGCAGCCGAACGCGCCATGAAAGATGCGGCAACGGATCCGAAGGACATCGATGCGCTCCTGATCAGCACGTGCACGGGGTACCTCTGTCCCGGCCTTACCAGCTACGTCGGCGAGCGGCTCGGGCTGCGGCCCGATGTCTTCGGCCTCGATCTCGTTGGCCAAGGCTGCGGAGCTGCGCTGCCCAATTTTCGTTCAGCCGAGGCACTGCTCAAGTCAGGCCAGGCAAAGCGGGTCCTTTCCATCTGCGTGGAAGTCTGCAGCGCTGCGTTTTACCTGGATGACGACATCGGCGTGCTGATCAGCGCGTGTTTGTTTGGCGATGGCGCGGGCGCCGCGGTGCTGGCAAATGAACCTTCCACCAACCGCCGCGTGAAGTGGCGAACCAGCCGCTCGATGCTTCAACCCAACGACCGCGAGTTGCTCCGCTTCGAACAGCGCAATGGAATGTTGCGAAACATCCTCGCACCGCAAGTGCCGTCGATCGCAGCCGGGCACGTCGAAAATCTCTTCACCTCCACGCTGCGCGATCATGCGGTGTCGCCCTCGGAAGTTGCA contains:
- a CDS encoding cupin domain-containing protein; the protein is MHHATAALTRLSHYSSVLAIAICASALTVSAQLAPVKPGVYRWSDHTVQADSNRETRAILEGTSPHLSFLKIHATTQPVGAQPRPARANDDAEELIIVKEGLLKMTFDNHSEVLAAGSVVHLMPGQMHQIANVGDVPLTYYVMKYRSEKPMQLERATASGASRMFDVTKLPLKPSARGAGRAYFDRATAMCERFELHVTQLHQSGPSHAPHSHVESEIILVISGDTEMSIDGKDYKGSAGDFYLVPSNQPHGLRNLSDKPCAYFAFKWK
- a CDS encoding 3-oxoacyl-[acyl-carrier-protein] synthase III C-terminal domain-containing protein, which codes for MFIIGIGTAAPPNRYSQMQCWEALQSSIQFHQLAPRSRAILRKVLTNNNGIATRHLAFDNLSEAFDLTPDALHQRFIKTAPAIASQAAERAMKDAATDPKDIDALLISTCTGYLCPGLTSYVGERLGLRPDVFGLDLVGQGCGAALPNFRSAEALLKSGQAKRVLSICVEVCSAAFYLDDDIGVLISACLFGDGAGAAVLANEPSTNRRVKWRTSRSMLQPNDRELLRFEQRNGMLRNILAPQVPSIAAGHVENLFTSTLRDHAVSPSEVAGWVFHPGGRDVLTAVRDKLNLSADDVRWSEAVLRDFGNISSPSVYFVLQNALQDSVPDGLWWMSSFGAGFSCHGALLEVG